The DNA window tcaaagcaataagaaagcagtaaatgtgcactgaaagatgagatataacgtaaaatgattgcattaattaaactggtacgcatacgtacattccaaagttgcactcgttactcatttttgcacagagatttgagtttacttgtgtttatgtagaaaatgcggacctctaactattcctataaaacttgcttaaatagaaaaataaaataactactactaacggtcgactggctatcagtcaacacgtgtcttcgacatgcaagatcttcaattgtgagacttccacgcgtcctgtgagaactgccagaaaaactgcctggaactgcctcttaacttctaatacctctcgaccTCCACTCcagtttctgcagccaaaaatccttaagtcttcgcatccttttggtctGGTCGAACGTTGAAGCCTCAGATGACCTTTCTAGTCGAAcaacttcgactactaagcattacttagtcgaaccacttcgacccaaatggcaatgtaattatttaattgaggcccaattaccaatttagggcctttttaccaaattgaggcccgattaccaattttgagccccagttgcccatttgTTGGTAAGTCGAAAACCTAGGGTAACAATATGATTCTAAGAAAGCGATAAAAACAACAAAAGCATGCAATTCTACAAAATTAAaactgctatatatatatatatatatatatatatatatatatagagagagagagagagagagagagagagtgagagagaaatgTACTTTGAATTTACAGTGATCTGACTATCATCCTTGCTAAGCCTACTTAACTCTCCAATGGTTTTCctttgaaaattttggtattcCAATATAGTTTATGATAAATTATACAAAGTTTAGTACAAACACAATATCCAAATAAtgctaaaaatatataaaaaattctaTCTGGATCCCTTGACTTGTACAAAATATCCAAACTAAATCCTCTTACAATTTTATCCAAAATCGTCTTGAATCTTCCAGTCCCAATAATTCTGCTGCAAAGTCTCTATTATGCAGTGGTATTTCCTTGATCTTACTAGTATCTTGAGTGTTGGTCTGTCTGAAGATTGAGAAGAACCCCTACTTTATCCGTAGGCTTCCATGAAATACTACCAAAGTAATTCTAGAGAGAAAAACCTCATTCTTTTTCATTTGACTTGTCAAAATTAGCCACAACACCACACGTCTTTCAAACCTCTAAAATCTCAAGAAAATATTCAAAGCAACGTTAAACTTAATATTTTAATCTCCTGAATAATCACAAATCTCCAAAGACGAGATTTAAAATCACACGAAAATGGAATTAGAATTAGGTATAAGATGAAAGAAATTGTTTTCAAGCATCCAAGATAGATTCAAAAATCCTTTTGAAATTGGGAGAACAAgtaagttatgagttttcaaatcAATAGTGGAAGTGTATGTTTTCCAATATTGTGAGAGGTTTtgatagaaaaaatattttatatgcgTTGGAGATCTTGCACGAAAATGAGTGAAAATGGTGTATGATTCGAGTCATAAGCAAGAGGTATGATTTGAGTCAGAAAATTAAGCGATTTAAATCAAGAAAAATGAACATATGATAACCCATTTGTGTGATTTGAGTCACACAatctgtgattcgaatcacatgaTTCAAGTCATAAAAGATGTTGATTCGAATCAGAGTTCTAGAAAAAAAGTGTTGTGATTTGAATAATGAAACATGTGATTCAAATCATGAAAATGTGAAAAAGTTTCTCGAGCTCAATTTAAGTTTGATTCTGTAAatagtgtgattcgaatcacactacTAAATTATCATTTTCTTGTGCTATCTTCTGATGTCCATGTGTTATGGAAAAAGTGTTTAGCCTATGCTTTGTCTAAAAAATAGCCAAATGAAAAGTTTGCtattacattttattaatttattttataggaaAAATGTCAAGTATAAGATGTTTCGAAAGTTGTTGAGGACATCTTGGGTACGTGTTTCTCTATTGCGCTATTTTTGGAAAGTTTGATTTGACTCATTTGATTTTACGATTGATTCTAGATTTTGTGATCCATATATGATTGATTTATTCAAGATTTTATAGATTTATTTTGTAAAgattttggttaaaaaaattttaattgtcaaaatcatattgaaaatatttaattgGATTTGCattgattaaaaaatttaattggatAGCTTTAAACAAAAGTTTTATCTCAAATTTCTTTAGTCAAAGATTTTGCAAAAGTTAGTTTGCAAAGATATTGAttgaaaaagatttaatcaaacaaATCTTGCATGAGTAGATTTAATTGAATTTGATTTAAATTCAAAACTTCGTTTAGtgaatatttgattcaattggattttaattgtACCATGTTGGGCTTTTGGATAAACTATAATCTCTACATGAGAAGATTGTTCTTCTTATTTGAAGACATGCTTTAGCAAGAATATCTAGAGTTTTTATTTTAGtgaatttttgtattttgtttgtaATTCTCAATTATTGAGTATCTTTTTTAAGTTAGAAGGGGAGAGTATTTTGTTGTACTTGTCATCTATCACGCCACACATAAATGTAATCTTATAAATACTTGAGATTATAAATACTTGAGAGAGTGTTCGAGTGAAATTGAGAAATATCTTAAATTGAGGGGAGTCTAAGTCGAAATTCACAAATAATATTAGAAAAGAGCACTAAATTGAAGCACTAAATTAAAAGAGTTCATATGAGACCGCAGTGTACTATAATGACTatcaaaaatgaattttctttCATTTAGTCAATGTCCTTCAAATATACGTACCATTATCCCGAACTGAGTTAACAATTATCTGTgcgatatattttgtttatttgttcaTCACTCCTTTCATATCAAACTGACACACATTATTATCTTAACATTGTATATGATATCTTATTACTAATCAAACAAAATTACGATCATAATTATCTAATGCTTCTTGAGTATGGTTTTGCTCCTTTCAGTTCCATTTACTCCATTTCAATTGCATTTTTATTGATTTATGTATTCCATAAACTGTATAACTTCAATAAGGGGCATTTCAAATCATTACATGTTTGGttatctttgttttgtttataaatgaatgaatatacattatttaatccattgattgtttcaatgtttttttCCACCCTATTATAAACAAAGGAAGACATTTGTTGAATAATTTCATAATGTGGTTGTATCTTTCTCTCTCCTACAAGAACCATCCAATGATAAATGACAATCCACACCCACCATAGACACATCATGTCCATCTTAGAAGCCCAAATCTGCAACATCATAGATTTAGTCCGTTCGTGGTCGATTCTTATTGCTTCTGTATAAAGGTAATAGCCACTGGGATCCATATTTCCTCCCATAACTCCACCAATAGATCACAAACACTGACAACATTACACCAACAGGTATAACCCATCTGTCAAGATCCAAGATTGGGTTGTAAACAAGAGTTTCCCAGGTTGCAACTACAAACTGCCAAGCTGAGTTATAGTAAAGTGACTCCACTGACCAAAACATCTTAGTGTATGTCTCCAGAAATATAAACAGTATCCATGCTCCAATTTCAATCAAAATGAACTTCACAACAAAACGTCCAATCACTACCATGATCAGAGAGAACACCACCAACCAATTGAAAAGCCTTTGGTTGTACTCCTTTATAAATTGCGACCGGGACTTCGCTAACATCTGCAGAATGCATTTCCATTTGTTACCAAACCATGTTAATTTACTTCATGAAACAACTCAACTGTTAATTAAAAATGTTATTGCATCGAACCTTCATCATCCGAGCCGCATAAGTTTTTTTTGAAGGTCCTACGCATTCACGATCAAAACTTTGATTGCATTGCAAGAAACCTGCATTGAATTTTGCCAAGGAAGGAAGTCTGAGAACTTGAAGCTGATCCATTTTGTCCTCACATTTGGTGTACAGCGCCTCGCAGAGCTTTGAAGATTGGTACTCGTTTTGCAAAATGACGTTCTTATACATCTGCATCATTTCATTTCCCGAATAAAATTATAAGCTTTCGATAATTCAATTATAATACCAAAATGTTTCAAACAACACCTTTTGTATTTCTTCATCCAGCTGCATGGTTGATTTTTTAGCATGGTGATGGCCAAAATGTTGCTGATCAAAGACTTTCATGACTTCGTCTCGAGACCTATCATGGACTCCATGCAGAGATTCCTCTGAAAAAGGTAGATCCAATGTTGCCATCTTTTCGCTGTATAACTTGAGACATCTCTCAATAATACCTTTGTTGAAAACCTCCACAAGAGAGCCTGATGATGGAATCTCGCCTTTGTTTAACGCGTCAAGTATCTGCATTTAAAATGTCAATATAATCAAACTAGTTCAATGGAGACGCACAAAAACAACGTCGCATCCAAAACATTAACTCTGAAAAACTGTTTAGAAGCTAAGTACCTGCTTCAAGAAAGAAACAAATTCCTTCCCATTTAAAGTCTTTCCTTGTACAATCTTTGGAGAGATTATATTGGTAACAAGCTCTTTCAATTGCTCCCTTCTCGTAACATATAGTTGATCGAGTTCAAAATCTTTCAGATCACAAAGCTTTGTCCTCAAGAGATGTGGCTGTTGAGTGATCAATCGATGAAATACTTAACATAAAGACTGCACTCTAATATAGCAAGAGTTTATATAGACCTTTGAATCAATATACTAGACTAACACATACCTGTGGTAAACTAAAGGCAGTATTGTTGTCCCCCATACTAGCAAGCGAGTCCCGGATCTGATTTACCTGAATGAAGAAGTTAACTTTCAGTATAAATTATCAGTTTTGGAATAGTAATACTTCACCGGCAATTGGAAATAGAAATCCAGTTGAGGAGATACCAAGTCAATATTTTTGTCCCCTGCAGttaaatagtaaaaaattcaGTCAGATCATTAGGCTGTGTTTAAGTAAATTTTCTCCAAGGCTGCAAGAAACAGTGCTAACCATTGGTATTTGGGACTCGTTGAAGAGCTTCATTCACCATTTCTTGCACGGATTTCCCTTCTATAGACGATTAAGGAAAATATCAAAAGCCAGTAGACTACACGCAATGAGCGAAGTATTTATGAACTTACGCAGAAAATCACGTTGGATGAGCCACAAGAGCTTAGCAGGTTCAAAGGCCACATCATTACCCTACAAAATATGCAGACATTTTAACAAAATCAATCAATTTTACATAAAAAAGATTTGATCAATGCAGACAATATTCAGGCCCTTGGCTTACCTTCACTCTGTTAACATATGGCAGTTATTTGAGATATGCAAAACAAATCGACAGGTTAGTAACCATAATGTCTCCGTAAAACAAAGAGTTTTACAAAGCAATTTCAAAAGGACAGATAAGATTAACAATTCCATCCAGATGCAAACCTCCCATAAAATTCTTCAGCAAGCTCCACCGCAAAAGAGAGTCGCGAGATGTCAGCCTCTCGTATCTAACACACAAAGACGATAACATTTGAGATTGGCCTaactttttatcaaaaaaatgtgTGC is part of the Vicia villosa cultivar HV-30 ecotype Madison, WI linkage group LG2, Vvil1.0, whole genome shotgun sequence genome and encodes:
- the LOC131646019 gene encoding uncharacterized protein LOC131646019, with amino-acid sequence MDTLLFLLIILSLSPSPSFSIHNFHQPFPIVEPDPGHTKLRLSREGLEAIERINNPIASVAVIGPHRSGKSFLLNQLLSLSCYEGFGVGHMREVKTKGIWVWGTPIELDINGVRTSVFYLDTEGFESVGKSNVYDDRIFALATVMSSVLIYNLPETIREADISRLSFAVELAEEFYGRVKGNDVAFEPAKLLWLIQRDFLQGKSVQEMVNEALQRVPNTNGDKNIDLVNQIRDSLASMGDNNTAFSLPQPHLLRTKLCDLKDFELDQLYVTRREQLKELVTNIISPKIVQGKTLNGKEFVSFLKQILDALNKGEIPSSGSLVEVFNKGIIERCLKLYSEKMATLDLPFSEESLHGVHDRSRDEVMKVFDQQHFGHHHAKKSTMQLDEEIQKMYKNVILQNEYQSSKLCEALYTKCEDKMDQLQVLRLPSLAKFNAGFLQCNQSFDRECVGPSKKTYAARMMKMLAKSRSQFIKEYNQRLFNWLVVFSLIMVVIGRFVVKFILIEIGAWILFIFLETYTKMFWSVESLYYNSAWQFVVATWETLVYNPILDLDRWVIPVGVMLSVFVIYWWSYGRKYGSQWLLPLYRSNKNRPRTD